The Argopecten irradians isolate NY unplaced genomic scaffold, Ai_NY scaffold_0876, whole genome shotgun sequence sequence CCATGTGATCGTGTCGAGCCGGGACCACCACCCTTTACAAACGTCGGTGTGGATTGTTTTGGCCCATGGCAAGTGGTTTCTCGTAGGACACGGGGCGGACAAGCCAATAGTAAAACGTTGGGGAGTACTGTTCACTTGCCTAACAAGCAGAGCTGTACACATTGAAGCGGTGGAAGAGCTCTCGTCTTCATCCTTTATCAACGCTCTTAGGAGATTCCTCTCCATACGAGGAACAGTCAAAATATTTCGATCTGATAGAGGGACAAATTTTATTGGTGCAACAGACGATCTTAAGATACACGCTATCAACTGTGAGGACCGGGAGGTATCAAACTTTCTCAACAACAGTGGATGTACCTGGATTTTCAATCCTCCCCATGCGTCCCATATGGGGGGTGCATGGGAGCGAATGATTGGGGTGACGAGACGGATACTGGATACCTTGCTCCTAGAGGTTCCAGGGAAAGGATCCGGACTTACACACGAAGTTCTTGTAACCTTTCTTGCCGAAGCGAGCGCGATCATAAACTCTAGACCCATCACTACAATTTCTTCCGACCCTGAAGAACCTTACCCACTGAGTCCGTCATTGTTACTCACACAGAAACCTAACCGcatagaaaatatcaatttgccGCTGAACGGGAAAGATCTGTACAGAGCTCAGTGGAAACGCGTACAGATTCTTGCGGATATGTTCTGGCGTCGCTGGTGTTCTGAATACTTGCAGAACCTGCAAGAAAGGAGAAAGTGGCAAAATGTTTCAAAGAAATCTCTCACCAGGTGATGTGGTTTTTAATGCGGGACAGTCAGACCCCTAGAATTCATTGGCCTTTGGGTGTAGTGACAAGGGTATTCCCTGGAAATGATGGTCGAGTCCGCAAAGCAGAGATCCGCGTGGCGCGAAAAACTGACGGAAAGTGTGTCACGGACCAAGGAAAACAAACCACATGTTTCGTTCGACCTATCACCGAACTTGTATTACTTATTGAAAACTGTGCATAAattttttccatttcttttcTTTGTTATTAATGATGCTGTGGGCATCATGGCGGGGAGTGTGCTGTGTCTTCgccagagttatctccctttacctattgtttttttttagtttgtaCGTTCCGGACATTTTGGTCAGTTATACGAATCTGTTTGTTagtgtatttttaacatttccgGGGCAGAAACACATGTTAGAAGCACATGGCGCGCAAACTTTATTAACTCAGAACTGCAAGCCTGCTCGACCCATGAAGTAAGTCGATTgtcataaacaattaaaagtctataattaacattcaaatagggcatattttctgtttaaaaagCACAATCAGTCGGAAATAAGTtgcatttgtttacatttgtcagTTAAGTATTTTTGTTAGAGACAACTCGCCCAGTTTAGTCTATTAGATCGGCTCGGTTTGTTCTGTTCTATGTTAATACCTTTTATAATTCATATAGCTCTACAGTATCGAGTTTATGATTgttgtttattgtattttgcAATACTTTAGTGAATATTTACTTCGTTTTACGTAAACTCGTAGTAAGACAGGTGTATAATGTTACTCGGATATGAATCGGTAGTGTTCTCAGGAGTAGTTTTTtcgaattatttttattatttgttcaaTCTAGTCATTCCTAAAATATGTTGGTGAAATCCTTTAATCTGTGTAATCTAGTCATTCTAAAATATGTGTTTCTTAACATTGAGATAATTTTATGAGATTATGTAAATCATTACAAATAGTTCAGAAAtccttatttgtattttttcagttatttaccatcatcatcagcaCATCAAGTCAGCATTAACACATCTCTGTTATGAATT is a genomic window containing:
- the LOC138313728 gene encoding uncharacterized protein, with the protein product VEELSSSSFINALRRFLSIRGTVKIFRSDRGTNFIGATDDLKIHAINCEDREVSNFLNNSGCTWIFNPPHASHMGGAWERMIGVTRRILDTLLLEVPGKGSGLTHEVLVTFLAEASAIINSRPITTISSDPEEPYPLSPSLLLTQKPNRIENINLPLNGKDLYRAQWKRVQILADMFWRRWCSEYLQNLQERRKWQNVSKKSLTR